Proteins encoded together in one Canis aureus isolate CA01 chromosome 21, VMU_Caureus_v.1.0, whole genome shotgun sequence window:
- the CTSW gene encoding cathepsin W isoform X1 gives MALTIYLSCLLALSVASLAHGIKRSLKNQDPGPQPLELKQVFALFQIQYNRSYSNPEEYARRLDIFAHNLAQAQQLEDEDLGTAEFGVTPFSDLTEEEFGQFYGHQRMAGEAPSVGRKVESEEWGEPVPPTCDWRKLPGIISPIKQQGNCRCCWAMAAAGNIEALWGIRYHQPVEVSVQELLDCGRCGDGCKGGFTWDAFITVLNNSECTASLGSFWGVGGEGLVWGVQELSLCPVLSPGGLASAKDYPFLGNTKPHRCLAKKYKKVAWIQDFIMLQGNEQAIAWYLATKGPITVTINMKLLQHYQKGVIQATHTTCDPQRVDHSVLLVGFGKSKSVAGRQAEGGSSRPRPHHPIPYWILKNSWGAEWGEEGYFRLHRGNNTCGITKYPVTARVDLRVKKRLVSCPP, from the exons ATGGCACTAACCATCTACCTTTCCTGCCTCCTGGCCCTGTCGGTGGCAAGCCTGGCTCATGGCATCAAGAGATCCCTCAAGAACCAG GACCCAGGTCCCCAGCCACTGGAGCTGAAACAGGTCTTTGCGTTGTTCCAGATCCAGTACAACCGGAGTTACTCAAACCCAGAAG AATATGCTCGTCGTCTGGACATCTTTGCACACAACCTGGCCCAGGCTCAGCAGCTGGAGGATGAAGATTTGGGCACAGCAGAGTTTGGGGTGACTCCATTCAGTGACCTCACAG AGGAGGAGTTTGGCCAGTTCTATGGGCATCAGAGGATGGCTGGAGAGGCTCCCAGCGTGGGCAGAAAGGTAGAGTCTGAAGAGTGGGGGGAGCCAGTGCCTCCCACCTGTGACTGGAGGAAGTTGCCCGGCATCATCTCACCCATCAAGCAGCAG GGAAACTGCCGCTGCTGCTGGGCCATGGCAGCGGCGGGCAACATCGAGGCTCTGTGGGGCATCAGATACCACCAGCCTGTGGAAGTCTCTGTGCAGG AGCTGCTTGACTGTGGCCGCTGTGGGGATGGCTGCAAGGGCGGCTTCACCTGGGACGCATTCATAACTGTCCTCAACAACAGTGAGTGCACTGCCTCTCTGGGCAGCttttggggggtagggggtgagggGCTGGTGTGGGGTGTTCAGGAGCTGAGCCTCTGCCCTGTTTTATCTCCAGGTGGGTTGGCCAGCGCAAAGGACTACCCATTCTTGGGGAACACCAAACCCCACAGGTGCCTGGCCAAAAAATATAAGAAGGTGGCCTGGATCCAGGACTTCATCATGCTGCAGGGCAATGAGCAGG CAATCGCCTGGTACCTGGCCACCAAAGGCCCCATCACTGTGACCATCAACATGAAGCTACTGCAG cATTACCAGAAGGGTGTGATCCAGGCCACGCATACCACCTGTGACCCCCAGCGTGTGGACCACTCTGTCCTGCTTGTGGGTTTTGGGAAGAGCAAGTCAGTagcagggaggcaggcagagggaggctcatCCCGGCCTCGTCCTCACCACCCAATTCCGTACTGGATCCTGAAGAACTCCTGGGGTGCTGAATGGGGTGAGGAG GGCTACTTCCGGCTGCACCGTGGGAACAATACGTGTGGCATCACTAAGTACCCAGTCACGGCCCGGGTGGACCTGCGGGTGAAGAAGCGCCTGGTGTCCTGTCCACCCTGA
- the CTSW gene encoding cathepsin W isoform X2 → MALTIYLSCLLALSVASLAHGIKRSLKNQDPGPQPLELKQVFALFQIQYNRSYSNPEEYARRLDIFAHNLAQAQQLEDEDLGTAEFGVTPFSDLTEEEFGQFYGHQRMAGEAPSVGRKVESEEWGEPVPPTCDWRKLPGIISPIKQQGNCRCCWAMAAAGNIEALWGIRYHQPVEVSVQELLDCGRCGDGCKGGFTWDAFITVLNNSGLASAKDYPFLGNTKPHRCLAKKYKKVAWIQDFIMLQGNEQAIAWYLATKGPITVTINMKLLQHYQKGVIQATHTTCDPQRVDHSVLLVGFGKSKSVAGRQAEGGSSRPRPHHPIPYWILKNSWGAEWGEEGYFRLHRGNNTCGITKYPVTARVDLRVKKRLVSCPP, encoded by the exons ATGGCACTAACCATCTACCTTTCCTGCCTCCTGGCCCTGTCGGTGGCAAGCCTGGCTCATGGCATCAAGAGATCCCTCAAGAACCAG GACCCAGGTCCCCAGCCACTGGAGCTGAAACAGGTCTTTGCGTTGTTCCAGATCCAGTACAACCGGAGTTACTCAAACCCAGAAG AATATGCTCGTCGTCTGGACATCTTTGCACACAACCTGGCCCAGGCTCAGCAGCTGGAGGATGAAGATTTGGGCACAGCAGAGTTTGGGGTGACTCCATTCAGTGACCTCACAG AGGAGGAGTTTGGCCAGTTCTATGGGCATCAGAGGATGGCTGGAGAGGCTCCCAGCGTGGGCAGAAAGGTAGAGTCTGAAGAGTGGGGGGAGCCAGTGCCTCCCACCTGTGACTGGAGGAAGTTGCCCGGCATCATCTCACCCATCAAGCAGCAG GGAAACTGCCGCTGCTGCTGGGCCATGGCAGCGGCGGGCAACATCGAGGCTCTGTGGGGCATCAGATACCACCAGCCTGTGGAAGTCTCTGTGCAGG AGCTGCTTGACTGTGGCCGCTGTGGGGATGGCTGCAAGGGCGGCTTCACCTGGGACGCATTCATAACTGTCCTCAACAACA GTGGGTTGGCCAGCGCAAAGGACTACCCATTCTTGGGGAACACCAAACCCCACAGGTGCCTGGCCAAAAAATATAAGAAGGTGGCCTGGATCCAGGACTTCATCATGCTGCAGGGCAATGAGCAGG CAATCGCCTGGTACCTGGCCACCAAAGGCCCCATCACTGTGACCATCAACATGAAGCTACTGCAG cATTACCAGAAGGGTGTGATCCAGGCCACGCATACCACCTGTGACCCCCAGCGTGTGGACCACTCTGTCCTGCTTGTGGGTTTTGGGAAGAGCAAGTCAGTagcagggaggcaggcagagggaggctcatCCCGGCCTCGTCCTCACCACCCAATTCCGTACTGGATCCTGAAGAACTCCTGGGGTGCTGAATGGGGTGAGGAG GGCTACTTCCGGCTGCACCGTGGGAACAATACGTGTGGCATCACTAAGTACCCAGTCACGGCCCGGGTGGACCTGCGGGTGAAGAAGCGCCTGGTGTCCTGTCCACCCTGA